The following coding sequences are from one Arthrobacter sp. PvP023 window:
- a CDS encoding potassium channel family protein, translated as MDFEDTLWTVLGAGLVLLMLVDVFRTLLYPHGSGPLGRAIMREFWLVSRKLRGRGSFIAAPLAMAAVIGAWAGLAAIGWALLYLPHLTDGFIYGAGVPLRADFAEALYISLVTLSTVGFGDIVAAHPVLRLVVALQAVTGFGLLTATVTWILQTFPALNRRRALAHQLTLFGEAAGPAGVLALDPRHAAGLLESIAANVASVSIDLLAFHETYYFREIEQRGSLPATVAYAQELASQAQRSESPELQFAGRMLHAALDGLADVLRGKFGHAGATSADVFDSYELHHRHRRPE; from the coding sequence ATGGACTTCGAGGACACGCTCTGGACGGTTTTGGGCGCCGGGCTGGTTCTGCTGATGCTCGTCGACGTCTTCCGTACACTCCTGTACCCGCACGGGTCCGGTCCCCTGGGCCGGGCGATCATGCGCGAATTCTGGCTGGTGTCCAGGAAACTGCGGGGCCGGGGCTCCTTCATCGCAGCACCCCTGGCGATGGCCGCCGTCATTGGCGCCTGGGCAGGCCTGGCCGCCATCGGCTGGGCCCTGCTCTATCTGCCCCACCTGACGGACGGTTTTATTTACGGAGCCGGGGTTCCGCTGCGGGCCGACTTTGCCGAAGCCCTCTACATCTCCCTGGTCACCCTTTCCACGGTGGGGTTCGGCGATATCGTGGCAGCACATCCGGTGCTCAGGCTGGTTGTTGCCCTCCAGGCCGTCACCGGCTTCGGGTTGCTGACGGCAACGGTCACCTGGATCCTGCAGACGTTCCCGGCCCTGAACCGCCGCCGGGCCCTTGCCCATCAGCTGACCCTGTTCGGGGAGGCTGCAGGCCCGGCAGGTGTCCTGGCGCTGGACCCCAGGCACGCTGCCGGGCTGTTGGAGTCAATTGCCGCAAACGTGGCATCGGTGAGCATAGACCTGCTCGCGTTCCATGAAACCTACTACTTCCGTGAAATCGAACAGCGCGGCTCCTTGCCCGCAACGGTGGCGTACGCCCAGGAGCTGGCATCCCAGGCCCAGCGCAGCGAGAGCCCTGAACTCCAGTTCGCCGGGCGGATGCTCCACGCGGCACTGGATGGACTCGCGGACGTCCTTCGCGGCAAATTCGGCCACGCAGGAGCCACGTCCGCCGATGTATTCGACAGCTACGAGCTGCACCACCGACACCGGCGGCCGGAGTAG
- a CDS encoding NHL repeat-containing protein encodes MIHGFILPLPPQHPKAAAATLAVARWKAGGGALPGQSRRPGNYAIDPSARQQYAFAMPEVLITDAGRHQLAYLDDFASSAPNWLGAPGQGTLEFRSPRAVVRTGTGFLIADSGNHRLVSIDDVSGSGWRTFGTHGSGDGEFSEPASVALDSKSRIYIADTGNRRVVRIDGIDGSGWVSYGTGGTPTPADPAIGKFRQPTGLAVDNKDELWIADWQCSRVAHIASMSGVGWSTLTVDGPAALTSDDANSAIMVGAIGAKRISRHDAATGALTAATPAGTLTAPTAVQIHDGKIVVLDASARRLVTINDALSQVTTQVHLADLDFQRPTGMVVW; translated from the coding sequence TTGATCCACGGATTCATCCTCCCACTGCCCCCGCAGCATCCCAAGGCTGCGGCCGCGACCCTCGCCGTGGCGCGATGGAAAGCCGGCGGCGGAGCCCTTCCGGGCCAGAGCCGCCGGCCCGGCAACTACGCCATTGATCCCTCCGCCCGCCAGCAGTATGCTTTCGCCATGCCGGAGGTGCTTATCACCGACGCCGGCCGTCATCAGCTGGCCTACCTGGACGACTTCGCCTCTTCGGCGCCGAATTGGCTCGGCGCCCCGGGGCAGGGCACCCTTGAGTTCCGAAGCCCGCGCGCGGTCGTGCGGACCGGCACCGGGTTTCTGATCGCCGACAGCGGCAACCACCGGTTGGTATCGATCGACGACGTGTCCGGCAGCGGATGGCGCACTTTCGGTACCCACGGCTCAGGTGACGGCGAGTTCAGCGAGCCAGCCAGCGTAGCGCTGGACAGCAAATCACGTATCTACATCGCGGACACCGGCAACCGGCGGGTAGTGCGCATTGACGGCATTGACGGCTCCGGATGGGTCTCCTACGGCACCGGAGGGACGCCCACGCCGGCCGATCCGGCAATCGGCAAGTTCCGCCAACCCACCGGACTGGCAGTGGATAACAAGGACGAGTTATGGATCGCCGACTGGCAGTGCTCGCGCGTGGCGCATATCGCGTCCATGTCAGGCGTGGGTTGGTCCACCCTCACCGTTGATGGTCCGGCGGCTCTCACCTCTGACGACGCCAACTCGGCGATCATGGTCGGCGCGATCGGCGCGAAGCGGATCAGCCGGCATGATGCCGCCACCGGCGCCCTCACTGCCGCAACTCCGGCCGGTACGCTCACTGCGCCTACGGCGGTGCAGATCCACGACGGGAAGATCGTTGTGCTCGACGCCTCCGCCCGCCGCCTGGTGACGATCAACGACGCTCTCAGCCAAGTCACCACGCAGGTCCACCTCGCTGACCTCGACTTCCAACGACCCACGGGGATGGTGGTGTGGTGA
- a CDS encoding endonuclease/exonuclease/phosphatase family protein: MVTRRLRVLTYNVQMRSWGMEVGAQGSLTPVTSVEKRANAIADRILAATEPWDVLCFNEVFDEDGREILEHRLGAAYPNYVLKADADDRGVGALLVTAGSAIAIGGALWGIALGLLGGASLLSSRWEDSGLMLFSKFPFKGIRIPDALAQLAGITAGTTIPNVAFVPYEDAVGNDKNAAKGVVYAQLELPDESLFNLMITHTQADPLDDIGKNKATRKSQFTTAMALLDNRLEGNSARKEILFCGDFNVQGMPDSNGLRPEWTALLGTPSTMLTKVLQDAWTFEQCPGRLLLGTTPLPDSCDPGITAHAQRLDYVLRPKPYPGRMVAQHIRIAHEVAQISPTSPTKYTSDHLPLSIDLHEARPFNTANTAEKLTFSIDHPENRSTATLRAGEMHWYRIDDPGGYGFAMVNGSTQVFHAVYTKADLSQPYQPFVRDTTPPTPESPAVYRYALAEAPFFIRVWLRPNVTSAAYSLYSRRFIGTRPKDALPLMRSWPCPGEARVGAPHSYDNPDTDVDDFDSVWFTARLDRTYPGVNTYTSTVTLKDIQGGLFGLVVLRDDGGNGFEVIEERSHGPDPLVVTFTHSRHGRLYVLVRREEPDPRPFDARSFTVLLETDACYLYSNGTERGGRSLGGDARLVCFDETDGFLGSESGSDDIQINVDVNGVNAAHIPHSDDLAFDDDTRRDIVMPTIAYTSAAKFELVELDDFSAADRASVQIPMLPAAVTAAKQIITRDGPSIRGVYPIDFDSDDGHYELEVTVSREPPTD, translated from the coding sequence GTGGTGACACGACGGCTGCGGGTGCTCACCTACAACGTACAGATGCGGTCCTGGGGCATGGAGGTGGGCGCACAGGGCTCGCTGACTCCAGTGACGAGCGTCGAGAAACGCGCGAACGCCATAGCCGATCGAATCCTCGCCGCCACCGAGCCGTGGGATGTGCTGTGCTTCAACGAAGTCTTCGACGAGGACGGCCGCGAAATCCTCGAACACCGTCTCGGCGCGGCTTACCCCAACTACGTCCTGAAAGCCGACGCCGACGACCGCGGGGTCGGCGCCCTCCTGGTCACAGCCGGGTCCGCGATCGCAATCGGCGGAGCACTGTGGGGCATCGCGCTGGGCCTTCTCGGCGGAGCCTCGCTGTTGTCATCACGGTGGGAAGACAGCGGCCTGATGCTGTTCAGCAAATTCCCGTTCAAAGGCATCCGCATTCCGGATGCGCTGGCCCAGCTCGCCGGGATTACCGCCGGCACAACGATCCCCAACGTCGCCTTCGTCCCCTACGAGGACGCCGTCGGAAATGACAAGAACGCAGCCAAAGGAGTCGTTTACGCACAACTCGAACTACCCGACGAATCGCTGTTCAACCTGATGATCACCCACACCCAGGCCGACCCGCTCGACGACATCGGCAAGAACAAAGCCACCCGAAAATCCCAGTTCACCACGGCGATGGCGCTACTCGACAACCGCCTCGAGGGCAACAGCGCCCGCAAGGAGATCCTGTTCTGCGGCGACTTCAACGTTCAGGGCATGCCCGACTCCAACGGCCTGCGGCCGGAGTGGACGGCGCTGCTGGGCACGCCGTCGACCATGCTGACGAAGGTCCTGCAGGACGCGTGGACGTTCGAGCAGTGCCCGGGCCGCCTGCTGCTCGGCACCACGCCGTTGCCGGACAGCTGCGACCCCGGCATCACGGCGCACGCGCAACGGCTCGATTATGTATTGCGCCCCAAGCCCTATCCCGGGCGGATGGTGGCACAACACATCCGCATCGCACACGAAGTCGCCCAGATCTCGCCCACCAGCCCGACGAAGTACACCAGCGACCACCTGCCGCTCTCGATCGACCTTCACGAGGCGAGACCGTTCAATACAGCCAACACCGCAGAGAAGCTGACGTTCAGCATCGACCACCCGGAGAACCGCTCAACCGCCACCCTCCGCGCCGGTGAAATGCACTGGTACCGAATCGACGATCCAGGAGGCTACGGGTTCGCGATGGTCAATGGCTCCACCCAGGTTTTCCACGCCGTCTACACCAAAGCCGATCTGTCCCAGCCCTATCAGCCCTTCGTCCGCGACACCACGCCGCCCACGCCGGAGAGCCCTGCTGTCTACCGCTACGCCCTGGCCGAAGCACCGTTCTTCATCAGGGTTTGGCTGCGGCCCAATGTCACGAGCGCCGCCTATTCCCTGTACTCGCGCCGCTTCATCGGCACCCGCCCGAAAGACGCACTCCCGCTGATGCGAAGTTGGCCGTGCCCCGGCGAAGCGCGGGTGGGCGCACCGCACTCCTACGACAATCCCGACACGGACGTGGACGACTTCGACAGCGTCTGGTTCACCGCCCGGCTGGACCGCACCTATCCGGGCGTGAACACCTACACGTCAACCGTGACCCTCAAGGACATCCAGGGCGGACTGTTCGGTCTGGTGGTCCTACGGGATGACGGCGGCAACGGCTTCGAAGTCATCGAGGAACGTTCCCATGGCCCGGACCCCCTCGTGGTCACTTTCACCCATAGCCGCCACGGCAGGCTTTACGTGCTGGTGCGCCGTGAGGAACCGGACCCGCGCCCGTTCGATGCCAGGTCATTCACGGTGTTGCTCGAAACTGACGCCTGCTACCTGTATTCGAACGGCACCGAACGCGGCGGCCGTTCGCTCGGCGGGGATGCCCGGCTGGTCTGCTTCGACGAAACCGACGGGTTCCTCGGATCGGAGTCCGGGTCTGACGACATCCAGATCAACGTCGACGTCAACGGCGTCAACGCCGCCCACATCCCACATTCAGACGATCTGGCCTTTGACGACGACACCCGCCGCGACATCGTAATGCCAACCATCGCGTACACCTCGGCCGCGAAGTTCGAACTGGTGGAGCTTGATGACTTCTCCGCTGCGGACCGGGCCTCCGTGCAGATCCCGATGCTGCCGGCAGCCGTCACCGCCGCCAAACAGATCATCACCCGTGACGGACCCTCGATCCGAGGTGTCTATCCCATCGATTTCGACAGCGATGACGGCCACTACGAACTCGAAGTCACTGTCTCCCGGGAACCTCCCACCGACTGA
- a CDS encoding FAD-binding dehydrogenase, with protein MDADVIIIGGGLAGLVASNELVRAGKRVAILDRENAANLGGQAFWSLGGLFLVDTAMQRRLGVKDSFELAWQDWQGSAQWDRLDGPLPEDEWAQQWGRAYVEFAAGEKRSWLQEHGITFTPLVGWAERGDGGAGGHGNSVPRFHVPWGTGTGVSEPFADRAREAASAGSVTFHFRHRVDGLMFDGGTVTGVRGTVLAPDASPRGVASNRDAIGEFELRAQAVVIASGGIGGDHRQVRRWWPQRLGTPPAKMITGVPRHVDGRVLNIADQAGVRLVNRDRMWHYTEGIQNWNPVWPDHAIRILPGPSSLWFDALGRRLPSPGLPGYDTLGTLRLLRTTPDTQQYSHSWFILNQRIIEKEFALSGSEQNPDITNRDLKLLLRSRLGRGAAAPIEAFKKHGADFVVADNLADLVCGMNGLTSEPLLDYSGLRRQIEERDAEIRNPYSKDTQILGIHNSRRFLGDRLFRTVKPHRILDPAAGPLIAVRLHVVTRKTLGGIQTDLTGQAFSHDGERIPGLYAAGEAAGFGGGGAHGYNALEGTFLGGCLFTGRTVGRSLARMV; from the coding sequence ATGGACGCGGACGTCATCATCATCGGCGGCGGGCTGGCCGGGCTGGTGGCCAGCAACGAGCTGGTCCGGGCCGGCAAACGGGTGGCGATCCTGGACCGGGAGAACGCAGCCAACCTCGGCGGCCAGGCCTTCTGGTCCCTCGGCGGGCTGTTCCTGGTGGACACTGCCATGCAGCGGCGCCTGGGCGTGAAGGATTCCTTCGAGCTGGCCTGGCAGGACTGGCAGGGCTCGGCCCAATGGGACCGGCTGGACGGCCCGCTTCCTGAGGACGAGTGGGCGCAGCAGTGGGGCCGCGCGTACGTCGAGTTCGCCGCCGGCGAGAAACGCTCCTGGCTGCAGGAACACGGCATCACGTTCACCCCGCTGGTGGGCTGGGCCGAACGCGGGGACGGCGGGGCCGGCGGCCACGGCAACTCGGTCCCCCGCTTCCACGTCCCGTGGGGAACGGGCACCGGGGTCTCCGAACCTTTTGCGGACAGGGCACGGGAGGCCGCTTCCGCGGGCAGCGTCACGTTCCACTTCCGGCACCGGGTGGACGGGTTAATGTTCGACGGCGGCACGGTCACCGGGGTGCGCGGCACCGTGCTGGCACCGGACGCCTCGCCACGCGGCGTTGCCTCGAACCGGGACGCTATTGGCGAGTTTGAGCTGCGTGCGCAGGCCGTGGTGATTGCGAGCGGCGGCATCGGCGGCGACCACCGGCAGGTGCGCCGGTGGTGGCCCCAGCGGCTGGGGACGCCACCCGCGAAGATGATTACCGGGGTGCCCCGGCACGTGGACGGGCGGGTGCTGAACATCGCCGACCAAGCAGGCGTCAGGCTGGTGAACCGTGACCGCATGTGGCACTACACCGAGGGCATCCAGAACTGGAACCCCGTCTGGCCGGACCATGCCATCCGGATCCTGCCGGGGCCGTCGTCACTGTGGTTCGACGCGCTGGGCCGGCGGCTCCCCTCCCCCGGGCTGCCCGGCTACGACACCCTGGGAACCCTGCGGCTGCTGCGGACCACCCCGGACACCCAGCAGTACAGCCACTCCTGGTTCATCCTGAACCAGCGGATCATCGAAAAAGAGTTCGCCCTCTCCGGCTCCGAGCAGAACCCGGACATCACCAACCGGGACCTGAAGCTTTTGCTTCGCTCGCGTTTGGGCCGCGGCGCCGCGGCACCCATCGAAGCGTTCAAGAAGCACGGCGCTGACTTTGTGGTGGCGGACAACCTGGCGGACCTGGTCTGCGGGATGAACGGCCTAACCTCGGAGCCGCTGCTGGACTACTCCGGGCTGCGCCGGCAGATCGAGGAACGGGACGCCGAGATCCGCAACCCCTACTCCAAGGACACGCAGATCCTGGGCATCCACAACAGCCGCCGCTTCCTGGGCGACCGCCTGTTCCGCACGGTCAAACCGCACCGGATCCTGGACCCGGCGGCCGGCCCGTTGATTGCCGTCAGGCTCCACGTTGTGACCCGCAAGACCCTGGGCGGCATCCAGACGGACCTTACCGGCCAGGCGTTTTCGCACGACGGCGAGCGCATCCCCGGCCTTTACGCTGCGGGTGAGGCAGCAGGGTTCGGCGGCGGCGGGGCCCACGGCTACAACGCACTGGAAGGCACGTTCCTGGGCGGCTGCCTCTTCACCGGCAGGACCGTGGGGCGTTCCCTGGCGCGGATGGTTTAG
- a CDS encoding GNAT family N-acetyltransferase, which produces MFELVVPDASFYPSFAESHREWGGTHQDGAGLMADDDITSPAGFAAWVRRLVDAERAAGTGGIVPCTYRWITEGSRYVGAIAFRHYLTPALLSSGGHIGYGVRPSDRGRGAASWALQEVCARLAAQGEPDRVLLTCDDANTASARTIERCGGLLEDVRVGANGQHFRRYWIDVPRN; this is translated from the coding sequence ATGTTTGAACTCGTTGTCCCGGATGCCTCCTTCTACCCGTCGTTTGCCGAGTCCCACCGCGAGTGGGGCGGCACCCACCAGGACGGTGCCGGGCTAATGGCAGATGACGACATCACCAGCCCGGCGGGGTTCGCCGCCTGGGTCCGCAGGCTGGTGGATGCTGAACGGGCTGCCGGGACGGGCGGCATTGTCCCCTGCACCTACCGCTGGATCACGGAGGGCTCGAGGTATGTGGGGGCGATCGCCTTCCGCCACTACCTCACACCGGCCCTCCTGAGCTCGGGAGGGCATATCGGATACGGGGTCCGGCCTTCCGACCGCGGGCGAGGGGCGGCGTCGTGGGCCCTGCAGGAAGTGTGTGCCCGTCTGGCTGCGCAGGGTGAGCCTGACCGCGTGCTTCTGACCTGCGATGATGCAAATACAGCGTCAGCCAGGACTATCGAGCGCTGCGGCGGCCTGCTGGAGGATGTAAGGGTAGGTGCTAACGGGCAGCATTTTCGGCGCTATTGGATTGATGTGCCGCGCAATTAA
- a CDS encoding LGFP repeat-containing protein, with protein MISRTPTSVRSKFAVRAVMAVFSALVLLPATGAQAAHLQAPKLQAPAGTSVPPAATADIQSAAISSGLGPATSAVVCGLANGGCYQNYQHGKIHWSPATGAHISTGAIGTAWEAQGWENGPLAYPASNEAKGLAGGGAYQAYQRGQIHWSPATGAHPTTGAIGTAWAAQGWENGKLGYPVSNEATGLTGGGAYQAYQRGQIHWSPATGAHPTTGAIGTAWAAQGWENGKLGYPVSNEYANGAGSIRQDFQGGSLTWSAGSGIGQPSSASLASSGKYPVHTNIVATTFWVGEIFNASVSDGSQVCSTYDSQWAYRHTGVKPYLTPSTASACPGSSYGGCDGVGSGTTAATFICTTERRTAANGYFPTKQPTPKQNPFYLDLPYDDVNDPTAFARRCTDIPWAAADNAATGANNCANSNYSYMKNRWVQLTGPNGNVCYGQIEDAGPSSGSLYHDAGYVFGSNNARPANTQFSGDASQGAGMDVSPALNGCLGFADLDGDNDHVSWRFVDSPPAGPWTKVVTTSQAAQ; from the coding sequence ATGATTAGCCGCACCCCCACGTCTGTCCGGAGCAAGTTCGCCGTGCGTGCCGTGATGGCGGTATTTTCGGCACTCGTGCTGCTGCCGGCCACGGGCGCACAGGCCGCACATCTCCAAGCCCCGAAGCTGCAGGCACCTGCCGGAACCAGCGTTCCCCCAGCGGCCACAGCGGACATCCAGTCGGCCGCCATCAGCTCCGGCCTCGGCCCGGCGACCTCCGCCGTCGTCTGCGGCCTCGCCAACGGCGGCTGTTACCAGAACTACCAGCACGGCAAGATCCACTGGTCCCCGGCTACAGGCGCCCACATCTCCACCGGGGCCATCGGTACCGCGTGGGAAGCGCAGGGCTGGGAAAACGGGCCATTGGCCTACCCTGCCTCCAACGAGGCCAAGGGACTGGCAGGCGGCGGTGCGTACCAGGCCTACCAGCGCGGCCAAATCCATTGGTCCCCGGCCACCGGCGCCCACCCCACCACCGGCGCCATCGGCACCGCGTGGGCCGCGCAAGGATGGGAAAACGGGAAGCTCGGCTACCCCGTCAGCAACGAAGCCACCGGCCTCACCGGCGGCGGCGCGTACCAGGCCTACCAGCGCGGCCAGATCCATTGGTCCCCGGCCACCGGCGCCCACCCCACCACCGGCGCCATCGGCACCGCGTGGGCCGCGCAAGGATGGGAAAACGGGAAGCTCGGCTACCCCGTCAGCAACGAGTACGCGAACGGTGCGGGCAGCATCCGGCAGGACTTCCAGGGCGGGTCCCTCACGTGGTCCGCCGGCAGTGGCATCGGCCAGCCGTCGTCGGCGTCGTTGGCCAGTAGCGGCAAATACCCGGTCCACACGAACATCGTCGCCACAACGTTCTGGGTGGGCGAGATCTTCAACGCCAGCGTCTCGGATGGGTCGCAGGTCTGCTCCACCTACGATTCCCAGTGGGCGTACCGCCACACCGGGGTCAAGCCTTACCTGACGCCATCCACTGCGTCGGCGTGCCCGGGCAGCAGCTACGGCGGCTGCGACGGTGTGGGCTCCGGGACTACGGCTGCCACCTTCATCTGCACCACGGAACGCCGGACCGCGGCGAACGGGTACTTCCCCACCAAGCAGCCCACGCCGAAGCAGAACCCGTTTTACCTGGACCTGCCGTACGACGACGTGAACGACCCCACCGCCTTCGCCCGCCGCTGCACGGACATCCCGTGGGCCGCCGCGGACAACGCTGCCACCGGCGCCAACAACTGCGCCAACAGCAATTACAGTTACATGAAGAACCGCTGGGTCCAGCTCACGGGCCCGAACGGGAACGTTTGCTACGGGCAGATCGAGGACGCCGGACCTTCCAGCGGCTCGCTCTACCACGACGCCGGCTACGTCTTCGGCAGCAACAACGCCCGCCCTGCTAACACGCAGTTCAGCGGGGACGCCTCCCAGGGGGCAGGAATGGATGTATCACCGGCCCTGAACGGTTGCCTCGGCTTTGCCGACCTCGACGGCGACAACGACCACGTGTCCTGGCGGTTTGTGGACTCGCCGCCCGCCGGCCCGTGGACGAAGGTGGTGACCACCAGCCAAGCGGCGCAGTAG
- a CDS encoding ATP-dependent DNA helicase RecQ has protein sequence MAEALAPAEPTSTELRRLAADTFGLPRLRAGQLAGMRALVAGRDVLAVMPTGYGKSAIYQVAALQLHQNSASRGPAVVVSPLIALQEDQLDGLLETLGGNAAVAINSGHSDADNNAAWEAAENGDAVFVFLAPEQLAKTETVERLTALDVPLFVVDEAHCVSSWGHDFRPDYLRLGEVRAQLGNPPVVGLTATASPPVREEIQQRLHMADPLVLVHGFDRPNIRLEVIRHHTDKDKRRAVTKQVAELKGPGLLYAATRKDTEAYADALTALGLRAEAYHAGRKQGERDRVHQQFLDDELDVVVATTAFGMGIDKPNVRFVIHADIPDSLDSYYQEIGRSGRDGQPASAVLHYRSEDLGLRKFFGTHTPDKESLLAVLQALRDAGGPVKQKALAEQTGFSPRKLTGLLNQLQETRAVRTGKRGIRLDAGARLPAVVERAVEHAEARQRVDRSRIEMMRGYAETDACRRQFLLGYFGEDLPEPCGNCDTCTDGSAYEEDYDDAAAAAAGGDPFPLQAAVRHKEWGPGLVMRHEEDTITVLFEQAGYKTLSRQAVTDGKLLTLAT, from the coding sequence ATGGCCGAGGCGCTTGCCCCCGCAGAACCCACCAGCACAGAGCTCCGCCGGCTTGCGGCGGACACCTTCGGGTTGCCCCGCCTCCGCGCCGGGCAGCTCGCCGGAATGCGCGCCCTCGTCGCCGGCCGGGACGTCCTCGCCGTGATGCCCACCGGCTACGGCAAGTCGGCCATCTACCAGGTGGCCGCGCTGCAACTGCACCAAAACAGCGCAAGCCGCGGACCCGCCGTCGTGGTTTCCCCGCTGATCGCCCTGCAGGAGGACCAACTGGACGGCCTCCTCGAGACCCTCGGCGGGAACGCCGCCGTCGCCATCAACTCCGGCCACAGCGACGCCGATAACAACGCCGCCTGGGAGGCTGCCGAAAACGGCGACGCCGTCTTCGTGTTCCTCGCCCCCGAACAGCTCGCCAAGACCGAAACCGTCGAGCGGCTCACGGCGCTGGATGTCCCGCTGTTCGTGGTGGACGAGGCCCACTGCGTCTCCTCCTGGGGCCACGACTTCCGCCCCGACTACCTCCGCCTCGGCGAGGTCCGCGCGCAGCTGGGCAACCCGCCCGTCGTCGGCCTCACCGCCACGGCATCTCCCCCGGTGCGCGAGGAAATCCAGCAGCGCCTGCACATGGCGGACCCGCTGGTCCTGGTACACGGCTTCGACCGGCCCAACATCCGGCTCGAAGTGATCCGCCACCACACAGACAAGGACAAACGCCGCGCCGTCACCAAGCAGGTAGCCGAGCTCAAAGGCCCCGGCCTGCTGTACGCCGCCACCCGCAAGGACACCGAGGCTTACGCCGACGCGCTCACAGCCCTGGGCCTGCGCGCCGAGGCCTACCACGCCGGCCGGAAGCAGGGCGAGAGGGACCGCGTCCACCAGCAGTTCCTCGACGACGAGCTCGACGTGGTGGTGGCCACCACCGCCTTCGGCATGGGCATCGACAAACCCAACGTCCGCTTCGTCATCCACGCCGACATCCCCGACTCGCTGGACAGCTACTACCAGGAGATCGGCCGCTCCGGGCGCGACGGCCAACCCGCCTCCGCCGTCCTGCACTACCGCTCCGAGGACCTGGGCCTCCGCAAGTTCTTCGGCACCCACACCCCGGACAAGGAATCCCTTCTGGCCGTCCTCCAGGCACTGCGCGACGCCGGCGGGCCGGTAAAGCAGAAGGCCCTCGCCGAGCAGACCGGCTTCTCCCCGCGGAAGCTCACCGGACTGCTGAACCAGCTCCAGGAAACCCGCGCCGTCCGCACCGGCAAGCGCGGCATCCGGCTGGACGCGGGCGCCAGGCTGCCCGCAGTGGTGGAACGCGCCGTCGAACACGCCGAAGCACGCCAGCGCGTAGACCGCTCCCGCATCGAAATGATGCGCGGCTACGCCGAGACCGACGCCTGCCGCCGCCAGTTCCTGCTGGGCTACTTCGGCGAGGACCTCCCCGAGCCCTGCGGCAACTGCGATACCTGCACCGACGGTTCCGCCTACGAGGAGGATTACGACGACGCCGCCGCGGCCGCCGCGGGCGGTGACCCTTTCCCGCTCCAGGCCGCAGTCCGGCACAAGGAATGGGGGCCGGGCCTGGTGATGCGGCATGAGGAGGACACGATCACGGTGCTGTTCGAGCAGGCGGGCTACAAAACGCTGTCCCGCCAGGCTGTGACCGACGGGAAACTGCTGACGCTCGCGACATGA